The following coding sequences are from one Meiothermus cerbereus DSM 11376 window:
- a CDS encoding NAD(P)/FAD-dependent oxidoreductase has protein sequence MVRYDVLIVGAGIIGAASAYRLAERGLKVGVLEQAPAAAMGSTGRSAAGVRVQFTEATNILLSWHSIQEYRAMPEATYRPIGYLFLVPASRWRAHLAGVELQQSLGVPVEVQGLEAAQQWFDFLPQAEGLEPILGATYGPADGIVDPHGICMEYLRRARQLGAEVYTETEFLAAEPKGGGWLVQTSRGLLEARLVLNAAGAWAGEVGRRAGLAIPVQPARRMVFCTSPVPHPAWHPLTIDLSSGFWFRPEHDRLIFGRSNPADLGFQEGMDWSWLEPTLEVGMARFPWLKRFQLDRKASWWGYYEVTPDHNPILGRMPGVEGWVNACGFSGHGVQQAAMVGRLMAEEVVDDRVQSLNIDLLRYERFSRAAPAVEKNIV, from the coding sequence ATGGTTCGCTACGATGTGCTAATTGTGGGGGCCGGCATCATAGGTGCGGCCTCTGCCTACCGCCTGGCCGAGCGCGGGCTGAAGGTAGGGGTGCTCGAGCAGGCCCCGGCTGCGGCGATGGGTTCTACCGGCAGGAGCGCGGCGGGGGTGCGGGTGCAGTTTACCGAGGCCACCAACATCCTTTTATCCTGGCACTCCATCCAGGAGTACCGGGCCATGCCGGAGGCCACCTACCGGCCCATCGGCTACTTGTTTTTGGTGCCCGCCTCCCGGTGGAGGGCCCACCTGGCCGGGGTTGAGCTTCAGCAGAGCCTGGGCGTTCCGGTCGAGGTGCAGGGCCTCGAGGCGGCCCAGCAGTGGTTTGATTTTCTGCCCCAAGCCGAAGGCCTGGAGCCCATCCTGGGTGCAACCTACGGCCCCGCCGACGGCATTGTGGATCCACATGGCATATGTATGGAGTACCTGCGCCGGGCCCGCCAGCTTGGGGCTGAGGTTTACACCGAGACCGAGTTTCTGGCTGCCGAGCCCAAAGGTGGCGGCTGGCTGGTGCAGACCTCGAGGGGGTTGCTCGAGGCCCGCTTGGTGCTCAACGCCGCCGGAGCCTGGGCGGGTGAGGTGGGGCGCCGGGCCGGACTAGCCATACCCGTGCAGCCAGCCCGGCGGATGGTCTTCTGTACCTCCCCTGTACCCCATCCCGCCTGGCATCCCCTGACCATAGACCTCTCGAGCGGCTTCTGGTTTCGCCCCGAGCACGACCGGCTGATATTTGGCCGTAGCAACCCAGCCGACCTGGGCTTCCAAGAAGGCATGGACTGGAGCTGGCTCGAGCCCACCCTCGAGGTGGGCATGGCCCGCTTTCCCTGGCTAAAGCGATTTCAGCTCGACCGCAAGGCTAGCTGGTGGGGCTACTACGAGGTCACCCCGGACCACAACCCCATCCTGGGCCGGATGCCCGGGGTGGAGGGCTGGGTCAACGCCTGCGGCTTCTCCGGCCACGGGGTGCAGCAGGCCGCCATGGTGGGTCGGCTGATGGCCGAGGAAGTGGTAGACGACCGGGTGCAGAGCCTGAACATTGATTTGCTGCGCTATGAGCGTTTCTCCAGAGCGGCCCCTGCGGTCGAAAAAAACATTGTATAG
- a CDS encoding nucleotidyltransferase family protein, giving the protein MPPVDAIVLAAGMASRFGVPKFLLPAGEGHVQLTRVLEQALLVAEGRVAVVLGRASKVARYALDRWLETRAAAGSRVVLVLNRHYRQGQSTSLKAGIRALPGSSGVLVFLADMPVLVPEKLELLQKAILRPGSQALAVAAGRQGQAHPPVYLSAKLFAEIDRLKGDQGARAILRAHQGQLEVVEWGEGPWFADVDDWPTYRQLAYQQGWITEPFTPIPRWPVAAAQVAPRVAATLAAKAVPWLAPGLLVLPGKKETLWLDLSPPYQGVQSIVQGPSSTPAAYLQLLRRASLMALSS; this is encoded by the coding sequence ATGCCGCCTGTAGATGCCATTGTTTTAGCAGCCGGGATGGCCTCGAGGTTCGGGGTTCCCAAATTTCTGCTGCCGGCAGGTGAGGGCCATGTTCAACTAACCCGGGTGCTCGAGCAGGCTTTACTTGTAGCCGAAGGGCGCGTGGCCGTGGTTTTGGGGCGAGCATCGAAGGTGGCGCGTTATGCCCTGGATCGCTGGCTGGAAACAAGGGCTGCTGCTGGCTCGAGGGTGGTTTTGGTATTGAACCGCCACTACCGGCAGGGGCAGAGCACCTCGCTCAAAGCAGGGATAAGGGCACTGCCCGGCTCTTCTGGGGTGCTGGTATTTCTGGCTGATATGCCGGTGCTGGTGCCTGAAAAGCTCGAGCTGCTGCAGAAGGCCATCCTGCGACCAGGCAGCCAGGCGCTGGCGGTGGCCGCGGGCAGGCAGGGCCAGGCGCATCCCCCGGTGTATCTATCTGCAAAGCTTTTTGCGGAAATTGACCGGCTAAAAGGAGACCAGGGGGCACGGGCCATTCTGCGCGCCCACCAGGGGCAGCTCGAGGTGGTGGAGTGGGGGGAAGGGCCGTGGTTTGCGGATGTAGACGACTGGCCCACCTATCGGCAACTGGCCTACCAGCAGGGGTGGATCACCGAGCCTTTTACCCCCATTCCCCGCTGGCCAGTGGCCGCAGCTCAGGTAGCCCCGAGGGTGGCTGCGACGCTAGCAGCAAAAGCAGTGCCCTGGTTGGCACCTGGCTTACTGGTTCTGCCGGGAAAAAAAGAGACACTCTGGCTTGACCTGAGCCCGCCTTACCAAGGTGTGCAAAGCATCGTGCAAGGGCCCTCGAGCACACCGGCGGCATATCTGCAGCTGCTGCGCAGGGCCAGCCTGATGGCTTTGAGCAGCTAG
- a CDS encoding (2Fe-2S)-binding protein has product MEITLKINGSEKKLNVEPRTLLVHAIRDAGLTGTHVGCDSSSCGVCTVVLDGKTAVKSCTMFAVMAEGHEITTIEGMAQGGKLHPLQQAFHDQHGLQCGYCTPGMIMAAHVLLQRNPNPTEEEIRFGLSGNLCRCTGYQNIVKAVQQAAQMLQQPAGAAADD; this is encoded by the coding sequence ATGGAAATCACACTGAAAATCAACGGCTCGGAGAAAAAACTAAATGTTGAGCCCCGCACCCTGCTGGTTCACGCCATCCGCGACGCCGGCCTGACCGGAACCCACGTGGGTTGCGATAGCTCGTCGTGCGGGGTTTGTACGGTGGTGCTCGACGGCAAAACCGCCGTGAAAAGCTGCACCATGTTTGCTGTCATGGCCGAGGGCCACGAGATTACCACCATCGAAGGCATGGCCCAGGGCGGCAAGCTCCACCCATTGCAGCAAGCCTTCCACGACCAGCACGGCCTGCAATGCGGCTACTGCACACCTGGCATGATCATGGCGGCCCATGTTTTGCTGCAGCGCAACCCCAACCCCACCGAGGAAGAGATTCGCTTTGGTCTTTCGGGCAACCTCTGCCGCTGCACGGGCTACCAGAACATCGTCAAAGCCGTTCAGCAGGCCGCCCAGATGTTGCAGCAACCCGCTGGTGCCGCAGCAGATGATTAG
- a CDS encoding FAD binding domain-containing protein yields the protein MIPAAFEYKRPLSLEEALSHLAEHGFDARVLAGGQSLIPAMRYRLAQPTVLVDINKLPNLGYMQEENGMLRIGALVRDTDVEFSNHIQSKYPLIADVSKVVADPVVRYRGTVVGSLCHNDPSGDWAAAAIAARAQMVIQGQGGIRVESIDQFLVDSFATSIGAGEMAVEVRFPAPNALISGAYEKIERKVGDYATAAAAVQIELNPDGTIKEAGIGITAVAHIALRVEEGEKILRGQKPSLELIRAAAEEARKIADPNPDARGSAEYKKDMARVLVGRGLIKALKRLNVVVA from the coding sequence ATGATACCCGCGGCCTTTGAGTATAAACGCCCGCTATCCCTGGAAGAAGCCCTGAGCCACCTGGCCGAGCATGGCTTTGACGCTCGGGTGCTGGCTGGAGGGCAAAGTCTTATCCCAGCCATGCGCTACCGCCTAGCTCAGCCTACCGTGCTAGTAGATATCAACAAACTCCCCAACCTGGGGTATATGCAAGAAGAAAACGGGATGCTCCGCATAGGTGCCCTGGTACGCGACACCGATGTGGAATTCAGCAACCATATACAAAGCAAATATCCCCTCATCGCAGATGTTTCCAAGGTCGTGGCAGACCCAGTTGTGCGCTATCGGGGCACTGTGGTGGGTTCGCTGTGCCACAACGACCCCTCGGGCGACTGGGCTGCTGCGGCCATTGCAGCACGGGCACAGATGGTAATCCAGGGCCAGGGTGGGATACGGGTCGAATCGATAGACCAGTTTTTGGTAGATAGCTTCGCCACTTCAATTGGCGCGGGCGAGATGGCTGTGGAAGTGCGGTTTCCTGCCCCCAATGCGCTCATCTCCGGTGCGTACGAGAAAATAGAGCGCAAGGTGGGTGATTACGCTACTGCCGCCGCTGCTGTGCAAATTGAACTTAATCCCGACGGCACCATCAAGGAAGCCGGAATCGGCATTACCGCAGTAGCCCATATAGCCTTGCGGGTCGAGGAAGGTGAGAAAATTTTGCGAGGTCAGAAACCTTCGCTCGAGCTGATCCGGGCCGCTGCCGAAGAAGCCCGCAAAATTGCCGACCCCAATCCAGATGCACGCGGCTCTGCCGAGTACAAAAAGGACATGGCAAGGGTATTGGTGGGACGGGGTCTGATTAAGGCTTTGAAGCGCTTAAATGTCGTAGTGGCCTGA